A single window of Triplophysa rosa linkage group LG2, Trosa_1v2, whole genome shotgun sequence DNA harbors:
- the LOC130546148 gene encoding cell surface glycoprotein MUC18-like — protein sequence MSTRTLPTVPFASLMSFNHSFHGAPQIKDAEREIELTEKVGGWVNLTCEVRGVPRPFVTWSISGSQSWREVVKRETEDQVYSIVVLKVSTDTLAICNSTNDFGIEIKAYNIRSIPFSQTPTARKTSVDNSGVIIVVIIVSILLLAILGSVFYFLYKKGKLPCGRSGKQEIINTYSTKEKTNKDDIVVEMKANKTEDSVLLKVVNGDKKPPTDQNTALSS from the exons ATGTCTACCCGCACTCTGCCCACAGTGCCCTTTGCATCTCTGATGAGTTTCAACCACAGTTTCCATG GTGCACCCCAGATCAAGGATGCAGAGAGGGAGATTGAGCTGACAGAGAAGGTGGGAGGGTGGGTCAATTTGACCTGTGAGGTGAGAGGTGTGCCCAGACCCTTCGTCACATGGAGCATCTCTGGCAGTCAG agtTGGCGTGAGGTTGTTAAAAGAGAGACGGAGGACCAGGTCTACAGTATTGTGGTGCTTAAAGTTAGCACTGATACACTTGCGATCTGCAATTCAACAAATGACTTTGGGATTGAGATCAAAGCGTACAATATCAGGAGCA TTCCATTCTCTCAGACTCCCACAGCGAGAAAAACTTCAG TGGATAATAGTGGTGTGATTATTGTGGTCATTATTGTAAGCATCCTGTTGTTGGCCATCCTGGGCAGCGTCTTCTACTTCCTGTATAAAAAGGGCAAGTTACCGTGTGGACGTTCAGGCAAGCAGGAAAT CATTAATACCTACAGCACCAAGGAGAAGACCAATAAAGATGACATTGTCGTAGAGATGAAAGCCAACAAAACGGAAGACTCTGTGCTATTAAAGGTCGTCAATGGAGACAAAAAACCACCCACTGATCAG AACACCGCACTGAGCTCATAA